GGTGCGGGGCGGGCGTTCCGGTGGATTTGAAGGGTTGCATTTAATGCGTCCTGGTGTTGCCTGGTCGCCAGATGAGAAACTTCTCGCACTTGTAGCCACAGCAAAAGGGAAGGACAACATCACACTAATCGATGTTGACAATGGCAGGGTGGTGCGGCGCATTTCGGGTAATCTTGACGCAATTTACACCCCGCAGTTTTCGCCCGATGGTAAACGGCTGGTCTTTGTTGGTGTGAAAAATGGTTTCAGTGATATCTATGTGGTTGAGACTAGAGGGGGAACCCCACAAAGACTTACTTACGATATGTTTGAAGATAAGGACCCGGCATTTTCTCCTTCCGGAGATACAATTGTGTTTGTTTCGGACCGTCCGGAACCGGGTGTTGATTGGGTTCCGGGAAAGTATGCGGTGTGGTTAAGGACCCAAAAAGGGGAGATGATGCGAATCACAACCCAGAGCGGTTTTTACGGTTATCCGGTGTTTGCCAATTCGGGCGAGTATCTGTTCTGGGTTGCCGCAGACTCTTCATCGCAAAACATCTGCGTTTACTCTCTGAAAGAGGGCCGGGTTGTGCGGCGCACCGATTTTTTAGGCGAGGTTTCCTATCTCTCACTTTCCCGAAATGACCGAAAACTCACCTTTGCCTACTTTTCTGATGTGGGCTGGGATGTGGCATTGATATTGGACCCGCTGGAGAAGATTCCAGTAGATACGCTGGAGAAAATTGGGGCGGTTGATACGGTGCGCTTCACAAGAAGTGGGTTAGACTTTGCAAGGGTAAAACCGGTTGGTTTTAGTCTGGCACTGGATTATGTTGCCGGTGCTGCCTCTTATAGTAGCGGAGCCGGAGGCGGGTTTGCCGGTACGGTTTACCTGGAAATGAGTGACATTTTGGGTGACCATCGGTTTGCGATTTACACCGACCTTTACGGCGACATTTTAAACTCCAACCTGATTCTTCAATACTGGTTTTTGCGCAATCGGATTGATTATGGGTTTACTTTGTTCCAGCTTTTTGATGTACCCTATTATGACCCGGGGTATCTTGCGGTTGAGAGGGTGAATCGGGGCGGCGGAGCGATTGCCAGTTATCCCCTGGACCGGTTTACAAGATTTGAGGCAGGAATTTTAGGAACAGAGAGCGAAATCGGGGTGTGGGTTTATGATGAAAACTGGTATCAACTCGAACGTTTTCAGGAGTGGCTGTTTTATGGCAGCGGTGCGTTTGTGTTTGATAATACCTACTGGCCCGACGAGTTTGGTCCGGTTCGGGGGGTGCGTACCAGGCTTGAAGCCGGGGCATCGGTACCGGGCATATCCAGCCGCCGGTATCAGATGGTAATCGGTGATTTTCGCCACTATCTGCGGTTGGGTCGGAGGTTTGTTTTTGCCAGTCGGGTTGCCAGTGCAATGGGTTTTGGAGAGTCAGACTCTTTTTATCTTGGGGGCGAAGATGTACGCGGTTACAACTGGGGTGAATTTTACGAGCAGCAGGGTGCGGGAATTGGACTGTTTAATCTCGAGTTGCGTTATCCGTTTATTGACCGGTTGAAAATCGCTTTTCCTTTGCCGATAGATATTCGCGGTATCAGGGGTGTGGCATTTCTTGATGGTGGAGTGATTTTCCGGGACAGTATGCGCATCTGGGATGGGCAGCGGTTAAAAGACCTGAAACTCGGGGTGGGGGCAGGTTTGCGGATTCCTGTTTGGTTTTTCTATCTCAAACTGGATTTTGCCAAACCGCTGTCGGTAACCGAAGATAAAAGTTGGAAGTTTATGTTTGAACTTGGCTACGATTTCTAACAAGCGCCTACTATTTGGAATTGTTGCCCTTTTTCTGGGGTGTAGCCCAAAGTTTGTAGGACCACCTATTGACCCCGAGCGGGTGGATAAAGACATCTGGAAAAGTCTCAATCGGCTCAATTCCTTCCGTTTCTCACTTTATTATTATACTGATTGGCCCACAAACATATCTGCACGCTTTTCCGGTGGATACAATAGTCCAGATAAGGAGAAATGGGATGGTTATCTGGAACGAGAAGAATACAGAAAAATGGTCCGAATCAGGGCAAGAGACGATTGGCAGTTTGTTCAGGAGGGTAAAGGCTGGTTTAAGATGCCCAGGGGTGTAGAGTCGAGAATTTTCGACCAGATTGAGCATGTGTTACACAACGCTCAACTGGAGTTCATTGGGTTGGAAAAGGGGCGTTATCGGTATCGATTTAAGCCCAATCTTCCACTTCTTGACCTGCCCGGATTAAAACAGATTGTTGGGGTTCTTGAGATAGATGCTAAATCAGGTTTACCGTTGCGGATTTATTGTTATGCCGAAGACAAAAGTGCCGTATGGGATATGAGGTTTGAACGGTTTAATCGCACGGGCAGGATAAAATTTCCTTTTGTTCCAGCCGTGAGTGTAATTCTTGATGCCGCGGCGGCAAAAGGGATTTTTAAAATAAACAGGGCGAAGTCGATTATCCGCAATCGATTAAAGTTTCTCGGGGTTGAATCTCAAATTAAGTCGTTAGATTTTTTATCATGCGATAAATTTGAGGTGTTAATTGACCGCAACTTCTCCAATCCCACATTGAGACTGTTGTTTGGTATGGGACGGGTAGAAGTCTGGGATGCGGTATGGGCGGACAGTTTAGATTTTTCCGGTAAATCACTACCGGTTGCCGGCGACGCATCGAAGCGAGTTGTACTAAAAACATTACTGGCAAGTAATCAACAGTTGAAAGCCGAGCCGGTGCTTGACCTGCCGGTTGGAGCGCGGTTAAAGACGACAGTTCTTGCTGGACAAAGTAAGAGCAAGGGGTTAACGGTTCTGGTCCTGGATGGAGCGGTGCTGGGAATCGGGGTCTGGGAGGATGCCGAAATGTGTAGTTTCGCGGACATCGGGGGAGATGAGATAGTACGGGTCGTGGCGGCTCTGGCTTCGCAAGAACCATTACCGTTTGGGTTTCAGGTTAACGTTCGGAACAATTAGAAGGTTGGTTACTTTAATTTAGTAAGCAGGGTAGTTACTGGATGGGAGATGTGATATTAATCTGTCCTGCCAGTTGACCACATCCGGCTAAAATTTTGCCCCCTTTACTTTTACGGATGGTAACCGCAGGGAGATGCGGATAAAGGGCAAGGGCGAAGCGTTTGACCGCAGCCGGAGATGGCGGTTTGAAGGGCGCACTCGGGAAGGGGTTATAGGGAATCAGGTTGATTTTACAGGGGATGCCTTTAAGGAGGTGAGCAAGCCGCTGGACATCTTCGGGACGGTTATTAATCCCGTCGAGTAGTACATACTCGAAGGTAATACGGCGGTGAGTGCAGGCGTAGTATTCACGAATCGCTTCCAGTAGTATTTTAAGTGGATAAAGTTTGTTGACGGGCATCAGCATCGAACGGGTTTTGTCATCGGTAGCATTGAGGGAAACCGCGAGTCGAACCTGAAGGGGAAATGAGGCAAGACGAAGAATGCTTTCGGGAATGCCCGCGGTAGAGATGGTGATGCGACGGGCGCCGATTCTTAAACCGTAATCTGAGTTTATGGTTTTAACCGCTTCTAACACCTCATCTAAGTTGAGCAGGGGCTCTCCCATTCCCATAAATACAATATTCGTGGGTGTTGTTCCGGTTTGCCGGATTAGTGCCTGAATCTGTTCGACGATTTCAAACCATTTAAGGTTTCGTTTGAAACCGAGTTTTGGGGTTGCACAAATTCGACAGTTTAAGGGGCAACCAACCTGAGTTGAAACGCACGCGGTGCGGCGGTTCTGGTCGAAAAGCAGGACAGATTCAATGATGTTGTTGTCTGAAAGGGCAAGGGTGAGTTTGATGGTTGAATCAGGGCTGGAAAGGGTGCGGACTGGTGTCAGGTGGCTGATGTAAAAATGCTGACTGAGTTCCTGGCGGAACTGTTTGCTCAGGTTGGTCATCTCATCAAAACTGGTGGCGTGTTTCTGGTATAACCAGAGGAAAAGTTGGCGGGCACGGTATTTTTCCCAGCCCTGCTGTTCCCCATATTGGATAAGTTGCTCGAGGGTTAATGACTTGATATCGGTCATTGCTATTCGGGTCGGGCAGAGATATTGAGAATGATACCAATCATTAGACAGCAGGTTAAGAGCGAGGAACCACCGTAACTGATGAAGGGCAGGGTAATACCGGTGATGGGTAAAAGTCCGAGTAACATACCGATGTTGACAAAAGTCTGGTATCCAAGAATTGATGCGAAACCGATGGCAATAAGGCTCGCGTTCTGGTCCCGGCTGTTGTAGGCGATAAGCAGAATCCGCCGGATTAAAATCCCGATAACGATAAGGAGCAGCAAAGAGCCGATGAAACCGGTTTCTTCGGCAATGGCGGAGAAGATAAAATCGGTGTGTCGATTTGGAAGAAAGCCGAGGCGTTTTTGGGTTCCGTGCAGGAATCCTTTACCAAACAGTCGACCCGAGCCAATGGCAATTTGAGACTGGATTGCGTTCCATCCCATCCCATGGGGATCAAACCAGGGCGCGAAGAAACTGATAATACGGGTTCGCTGGTAATCCTTGAGCATTGAGAGAACAACCGGTGAGAGAAGACCGAACACCGTGCTGGTGGCAAGAGCCGCGATCGCCCGGAAGAAGCGCATTCGAACGAACACAATAATAGCGAGGAGAATAAAAAAGGGAATCCATAGATAAAGAGAGAACCCGGCAGCAAAAGAAAGGAAGGGCGTAAAGAGTAACAATATATGCAGTGGTCTTAGACCCTGCCAGTAGAGCATTGCGGCAAAAGGCGGTATCAGGCATAGGGCGGTGCTCAGGTCGGGCTCAACGAGGATGAGCAAAAGCGGAATTACCATTATCAATATCGGTCCAGCAAGGCTGGCAAAGTTGGGCTTAATTTCTCGTTTATAACTTAAGTATTTGGCAAGCATTAGCGTGACGGCAATTTTAGCAAACTCTGAGGGCTGCAAAGAAATTGAGCCGATTTGGAACCAGCGCCGGGCACCTGGACCGGTGCCGAAGAATAGAACAGCGAGCAAAAGTAGTAATGTTAAGACATAAAGAGGTTCAGTTAAACCGTAGATGATGCGGCGCGGGATTAAGAAGAGTATAACAAGGCCGGCAAGTCCAATTGGAACAAATATTGCCTGACGAAAAAGGTAACGAATTCCGCCGGTAGAATAGATGGCAATAAGACCGATTGTGACCAAAACTAAAGTCAGGACGAAGAGGGTGATGTCGAATTGTCGCCGATTAACGCTCATAGGAAAAATAGGCTCGAATCAATTCCCCAACTATTGGTGCCGCAACCGTTCCACCGTGGCCCGCATTTTCTACTAAAACCGCAAAAACAACTTCGGGTGCTTCAGCCGGCGCATAACCAACAAACCAGGCGTGGTCCGGGCGGGGTGGGTTTTGAGCGGTACCGGTTTTGCCGGCGATGGTGATTTCCCCGTGTTGGGCAGCACGACCGGTCCCGAATTCGACGACCCGGGTGAGTGCTTTTTTCACCTGCCCAAGGTCCGGTTTGTTGATTGGCACATCGATGCGATAGGGTCGGGTTGTTTTTAACTGGATTCCGGCTGAATCAATTCGGGAGACAAGGAATGGCTTGTAGTAATACCCTTCGTTAGCGATACAGGAGTACAGGGTTGCCAGTTGCAGGGGCGTTAACATAATCTCACCCTGGCCAATGGCGAAATTGAGCATTGTACCTCTGGTCC
The nucleotide sequence above comes from candidate division WOR-3 bacterium. Encoded proteins:
- the rodA gene encoding rod shape-determining protein RodA translates to MSVNRRQFDITLFVLTLVLVTIGLIAIYSTGGIRYLFRQAIFVPIGLAGLVILFLIPRRIIYGLTEPLYVLTLLLLLAVLFFGTGPGARRWFQIGSISLQPSEFAKIAVTLMLAKYLSYKREIKPNFASLAGPILIMVIPLLLILVEPDLSTALCLIPPFAAMLYWQGLRPLHILLLFTPFLSFAAGFSLYLWIPFFILLAIIVFVRMRFFRAIAALATSTVFGLLSPVVLSMLKDYQRTRIISFFAPWFDPHGMGWNAIQSQIAIGSGRLFGKGFLHGTQKRLGFLPNRHTDFIFSAIAEETGFIGSLLLLIVIGILIRRILLIAYNSRDQNASLIAIGFASILGYQTFVNIGMLLGLLPITGITLPFISYGGSSLLTCCLMIGIILNISARPE
- a CDS encoding BamA/TamA family outer membrane protein, with product MRKRHFAQKVVFVSIFALLSICFAQFTYFGKNKVQTRDYQFQSFETEHFKILFYPGGEGLAEFAARAAEDFYAKLSQDLNTELESKVPIIIYLSPGQFSETNVITDLLDEGVGGFSELIRNRIVVPFNGSYSDFYHVIGHELTHIFEFQMFYRSKLAVLLGAINEFQVPLWIMEGFAEFQSGWVTVNSEIFMRDLVLHGRLVSLVELNDNYGYLAYREGESFFRYVAERYGREKVYEFMNTLRSKKSLEATFQAVFGLSQKKIGEEWEKWLKMRYWPQVVKLANFDRIAERLTDHKQDGSVYNTAPAISPSGTKIAMVSDRAEYVDLYLLSALNGQIIKRLVRGGRSGGFEGLHLMRPGVAWSPDEKLLALVATAKGKDNITLIDVDNGRVVRRISGNLDAIYTPQFSPDGKRLVFVGVKNGFSDIYVVETRGGTPQRLTYDMFEDKDPAFSPSGDTIVFVSDRPEPGVDWVPGKYAVWLRTQKGEMMRITTQSGFYGYPVFANSGEYLFWVAADSSSQNICVYSLKEGRVVRRTDFLGEVSYLSLSRNDRKLTFAYFSDVGWDVALILDPLEKIPVDTLEKIGAVDTVRFTRSGLDFARVKPVGFSLALDYVAGAASYSSGAGGGFAGTVYLEMSDILGDHRFAIYTDLYGDILNSNLILQYWFLRNRIDYGFTLFQLFDVPYYDPGYLAVERVNRGGGAIASYPLDRFTRFEAGILGTESEIGVWVYDENWYQLERFQEWLFYGSGAFVFDNTYWPDEFGPVRGVRTRLEAGASVPGISSRRYQMVIGDFRHYLRLGRRFVFASRVASAMGFGESDSFYLGGEDVRGYNWGEFYEQQGAGIGLFNLELRYPFIDRLKIAFPLPIDIRGIRGVAFLDGGVIFRDSMRIWDGQRLKDLKLGVGAGLRIPVWFFYLKLDFAKPLSVTEDKSWKFMFELGYDF
- the rlmN gene encoding 23S rRNA (adenine(2503)-C(2))-methyltransferase RlmN, translated to MTDIKSLTLEQLIQYGEQQGWEKYRARQLFLWLYQKHATSFDEMTNLSKQFRQELSQHFYISHLTPVRTLSSPDSTIKLTLALSDNNIIESVLLFDQNRRTACVSTQVGCPLNCRICATPKLGFKRNLKWFEIVEQIQALIRQTGTTPTNIVFMGMGEPLLNLDEVLEAVKTINSDYGLRIGARRITISTAGIPESILRLASFPLQVRLAVSLNATDDKTRSMLMPVNKLYPLKILLEAIREYYACTHRRITFEYVLLDGINNRPEDVQRLAHLLKGIPCKINLIPYNPFPSAPFKPPSPAAVKRFALALYPHLPAVTIRKSKGGKILAGCGQLAGQINITSPIQ